In Cyprinus carpio isolate SPL01 chromosome B16, ASM1834038v1, whole genome shotgun sequence, the following are encoded in one genomic region:
- the adam15 gene encoding disintegrin and metalloproteinase domain-containing protein 15 isoform X3: MRHWTMKHHHQFFMCFWRTLVTVLLFEGTPLMMFRGTLTLTLNRDDSSFTRITHSFHNVTNYRRELKPLAMTRPFAFVNGLRRSLSDVLQNGHPDRLLCGLQVGSSLYILELEKNQDLLPKPPNVFYYLPNGTGVSMKENPVMHCYYHGSVQGYPQSRVVLSSCSGLRGVIVINATLSFELLPEEEQHEKEEEGSGGMEEGWMHVIYLTHPQTSESRDCGVSHTSIPPIQIIPHTHRSKRDILSETKYIELVLVADHKEYLNYQKNNKTIIYRMLDVANQVDWFYRPLNVRVALLGLEIWSDQDKIKVDKNPTETLNRFLDWRTRELLPRLRHDNAQLIMGESFDGTTVGMASQSSMCSKDRSGGVNVDHLVSVLGVASTVAHELGHNLGMSHDTADRRCQCQNEPRLGGCIMEPSTGFMPGQLFSSCSERDLSLSLLHGGGMCLFNVPQPESLLGGPRCGNLYVEKGEECDCGLLDECNDPCCNASTCKLVPGAQCSSDGICCENCKLRVAGSVCREPLGDCDLPEYCTGTSPYCPPNVFLQNGESCKDGSSYCYSGVCASLDEQCQMLWGPNSTHAPPICFSSVNKQGNKYGNCGQMPNGSYIPCLKWDVHCGRIQCQGGNERPLLGSDVEILTTTVKLNQSDFTCRGAYFNLGDDVSDPAMVSQGTACGPNKACVDQKCRDVSMFGVEECRRKCNGHGVCNSNKNCHCDEGWAPPDCRYSGYGGSLDSGPAREPRDSDPARVALLVIFLFVLPVSLLFIALRFPRCRRGLVYLGHTPFNKSRQSRTPAMELGNARNGDQVQPLRYQWPHQSDIPLTQAISKVQNRPAAPTKPLPPDPVVKPAQLMGHWPAPPTKPLPPDPIPSESKMQCKPTGTRPAAPSKPLPPDPVLSTRQKPVPPKPPVPKKPLPMDPSSHPHPPPLLGHPGPATSSSSYSRNPTSAAAPARPAPHPPLRRQQYPGKPHTPHQV, translated from the exons ATGCGTCACTGGACCATGAAGCACCATCATcagtttttcatgtgtttttggaGAACTCTGGTCACTGTTCTTCTGTTTGAAGGCACCCCGCTCATGATGTTCAGGGGGACCCTAACTCTGACCCTAAACAGGGATGACAGCAGCTTCACGCGGATAACTCACTCCTTTCACAATG TCACAAATTATAGAAGAGAACTGAAGCCTCTGGCAATGACAAGGCCGTTTGCTTTTGTCAATGGACTTAGGAGAAGCCTGAGTGATGTTTTACAG AATGGTCACCCTGACAGATTGCTGTGTGGTTTACAAGTGGGAAGCAGCTTGTATATCTTGGAACTGGAGAAAAACCA AGATCTTTTGCCAAAGCCGCCTAACGTGTTCTACTACCTGCCAAATGGAACTGGGGTGTCCATGAAGGAGAACCCAGTG ATGCATTGTTACTATCATGGTTCAGTGCAAGGTTACCCTCAGTCCCGTGTGGTTCTCAGCTCCTGCTCTGGGTTACG GGGGGTGATAGTCATTAACGCCACACTGAGCTTTGAGCTGCTTCCTGAGGAAGAACAGCATGAAAAAGAAGAGGAAGGGAGTGGAGGAATGGAAGAAGGATGGATGCATGTGATCTACCTGACACATCCACAAACATCCGAGTCTAGAGATTGTGGAGTGTCGCATACCTCTATTCCTCCCATTCAGatcatcccacacacacacagg AGTAAGAGAGACATTCTCTCAGAGACCAAATATATTGAGCTGGTGCTGGTGGCGGATCATAAAGAG TATCTGAATTATCAGAAGAATAATAAAACCATAATCTACCGCATGTTGGATGTGGCAAACCAAGTAGACTgg ttCTACCGGCCGCTGAATGTACGTGTGGCTCTGCTGGGTTTGGAGATCTGGAGTGACCAGGACAAAATTAAAGTGGATAAAAATCCCACTGAAACTCTAAACCGCTTCCTGGATTGGAGGACCAGGGAGCTTCTACCACGACTACGGCATGACAATGCACAGCTCATCAT GGGTGAATCATTTGATGGGACGACAGTCGGCATGGCATCTCAGTCCTCCATGTGCTCAAAGGATCGGTCAGGGGGAGTGAATGTG GATCACCTGGTGAGCGTGTTAGGTGTGGCATCAACGGTGGCACATGAGTTGGGTCACAACCTGGGAATGAGTCACGATACAGCCGACAGGCGCTGCCAGTGCCAGAACGAGCCTCGGCTTGGGGGCTGCATCATGGAGCCCTCCACTGG GTTTATGCCCGGTCAGCTCTTCAGCAGCTGCAGTGAACGGGATCTTTCTCTCAGTCTACTGCATGGTGGTGGAATGTGTCTGTTTAACGTGCCTCAGCCGGAGAGTCTTCTGGGAGGTCCACGCTGTGGGAACCTGTACGTGGAGAAAGGAGAGGAGTGTGACTGCGGCCTACTGGAT gaatGTAATGACCCTTGCTGCAATGCCAGCACGTGTAAACTGGTTCCTGGGGCCCAGTGCTCTTCTGATGGCATCTGCTGTGAGAACTGCAAG CTGCGTGTGGCCGGGTCGGTTTGTCGGGAGCCTTTGGGAGATTGTGATTTGCCGGAGTACTGCACTGGCACGTCCCCCTACTGTCCTCCTAATGTGTTTCTGCAGAACGGAGAGTCATGCAAGGACGGGTCCTCGTACTGCTACAGCGGCGTGTGTGCCAGTCTGGACGAGCAGTGCCAAATGCTCTGGGGACCGA ACTCCACCCACGCTCCACCCATCTGCTTCTCCTCTGTGAATAAGCAGGGCAATAAATACGGAAACTGTGGCCAGATGCCTAACGGTTCCTACATCCCCTGTTTAAAATG GGATGTGCACTGTGGTAGGATCCAGTGTCAGGGTGGAAATGAGCGTCCTCTGCTGGGCTCCGACGTTGAGATTCTGACCACAACAGTCAAACTGAACCAGAGTGACTTTACCTGCCGGGGCGCCTATTTTAATCTGGGTGATGATGTTTCAGACCCAGCCATGGTGTCCCAGGGGACGGCCTGTGGGCCCAACAAG GCATGTGTAGACCAAAAGTGCCGGGACGTGTCCATGTTTGGTGTTGAGGAATGCCGCAGGAAGTGCAATGGCCACGGG GTGTGTAACAGTAATAAGAACTGTCACTGTGATGAAGGCTGGGCTCCTCCTGACTGCAGATACTCTGGATATGGTGGCAGTCTGGACAGTGGCCCTGCACGAGAGCCTAgag ATTCAGATCCTGCACGGGTGGCTCTGCTGGTCATTTTCCTGTTTGTGTTACCGGTCTCGCTGCTGTTTATCGCACTCCGCTTCCCCCGCTGTCGACGAGGCCTTGTGTACCTCGGCCACACCCCCTTCAACAAGAGCCGACAGAGCCG GACTCCTGCCATGGAGCTTGGAAATGCTCGAAATGGAGATCAGGTGCAACCGCTCAGGTACCAGTGGCCCCACCAGAGCGACATCCCTCTCACCCAGGCTATCAGCAAG GTCCAAAACAGGCCTGCTGCTCCAACTAAACCTCTTCCACCTGATCCTGTCGTTAAACCTGCTCAG TTGATGGGGCATTGGCCCGCCCCTCCCACCAAACCCCTCCCTCCTGACCCCATCCCCTCAGAGAGCAAGATGCAGTGCAAG
- the adam15 gene encoding disintegrin and metalloproteinase domain-containing protein 15 isoform X1, with product MRHWTMKHHHQFFMCFWRTLVTVLLFEGTPLMMFRGTLTLTLNRDDSSFTRITHSFHNVTNYRRELKPLAMTRPFAFVNGLRRSLSDVLQNGHPDRLLCGLQVGSSLYILELEKNQDLLPKPPNVFYYLPNGTGVSMKENPVMHCYYHGSVQGYPQSRVVLSSCSGLRGVIVINATLSFELLPEEEQHEKEEEGSGGMEEGWMHVIYLTHPQTSESRDCGVSHTSIPPIQIIPHTHRSKRDILSETKYIELVLVADHKEYLNYQKNNKTIIYRMLDVANQVDWFYRPLNVRVALLGLEIWSDQDKIKVDKNPTETLNRFLDWRTRELLPRLRHDNAQLIMGESFDGTTVGMASQSSMCSKDRSGGVNVDHLVSVLGVASTVAHELGHNLGMSHDTADRRCQCQNEPRLGGCIMEPSTGFMPGQLFSSCSERDLSLSLLHGGGMCLFNVPQPESLLGGPRCGNLYVEKGEECDCGLLDECNDPCCNASTCKLVPGAQCSSDGICCENCKLRVAGSVCREPLGDCDLPEYCTGTSPYCPPNVFLQNGESCKDGSSYCYSGVCASLDEQCQMLWGPNSTHAPPICFSSVNKQGNKYGNCGQMPNGSYIPCLKWDVHCGRIQCQGGNERPLLGSDVEILTTTVKLNQSDFTCRGAYFNLGDDVSDPAMVSQGTACGPNKACVDQKCRDVSMFGVEECRRKCNGHGVCNSNKNCHCDEGWAPPDCRYSGYGGSLDSGPAREPRDSDPARVALLVIFLFVLPVSLLFIALRFPRCRRGLVYLGHTPFNKSRQSRGVSVAYIECCDKEENRRTPAMELGNARNGDQVQPLRYQWPHQSDIPLTQAISKVQNRPAAPTKPLPPDPVVKPAQLMGHWPAPPTKPLPPDPIPSESKMQCKPTGTRPAAPSKPLPPDPVLSTRQKPVPPKPPVPKKPLPMDPSSHPHPPPLLGHPGPATSSSSYSRNPTSAAAPARPAPHPPLRRQQYPGKPHTPHQV from the exons ATGCGTCACTGGACCATGAAGCACCATCATcagtttttcatgtgtttttggaGAACTCTGGTCACTGTTCTTCTGTTTGAAGGCACCCCGCTCATGATGTTCAGGGGGACCCTAACTCTGACCCTAAACAGGGATGACAGCAGCTTCACGCGGATAACTCACTCCTTTCACAATG TCACAAATTATAGAAGAGAACTGAAGCCTCTGGCAATGACAAGGCCGTTTGCTTTTGTCAATGGACTTAGGAGAAGCCTGAGTGATGTTTTACAG AATGGTCACCCTGACAGATTGCTGTGTGGTTTACAAGTGGGAAGCAGCTTGTATATCTTGGAACTGGAGAAAAACCA AGATCTTTTGCCAAAGCCGCCTAACGTGTTCTACTACCTGCCAAATGGAACTGGGGTGTCCATGAAGGAGAACCCAGTG ATGCATTGTTACTATCATGGTTCAGTGCAAGGTTACCCTCAGTCCCGTGTGGTTCTCAGCTCCTGCTCTGGGTTACG GGGGGTGATAGTCATTAACGCCACACTGAGCTTTGAGCTGCTTCCTGAGGAAGAACAGCATGAAAAAGAAGAGGAAGGGAGTGGAGGAATGGAAGAAGGATGGATGCATGTGATCTACCTGACACATCCACAAACATCCGAGTCTAGAGATTGTGGAGTGTCGCATACCTCTATTCCTCCCATTCAGatcatcccacacacacacagg AGTAAGAGAGACATTCTCTCAGAGACCAAATATATTGAGCTGGTGCTGGTGGCGGATCATAAAGAG TATCTGAATTATCAGAAGAATAATAAAACCATAATCTACCGCATGTTGGATGTGGCAAACCAAGTAGACTgg ttCTACCGGCCGCTGAATGTACGTGTGGCTCTGCTGGGTTTGGAGATCTGGAGTGACCAGGACAAAATTAAAGTGGATAAAAATCCCACTGAAACTCTAAACCGCTTCCTGGATTGGAGGACCAGGGAGCTTCTACCACGACTACGGCATGACAATGCACAGCTCATCAT GGGTGAATCATTTGATGGGACGACAGTCGGCATGGCATCTCAGTCCTCCATGTGCTCAAAGGATCGGTCAGGGGGAGTGAATGTG GATCACCTGGTGAGCGTGTTAGGTGTGGCATCAACGGTGGCACATGAGTTGGGTCACAACCTGGGAATGAGTCACGATACAGCCGACAGGCGCTGCCAGTGCCAGAACGAGCCTCGGCTTGGGGGCTGCATCATGGAGCCCTCCACTGG GTTTATGCCCGGTCAGCTCTTCAGCAGCTGCAGTGAACGGGATCTTTCTCTCAGTCTACTGCATGGTGGTGGAATGTGTCTGTTTAACGTGCCTCAGCCGGAGAGTCTTCTGGGAGGTCCACGCTGTGGGAACCTGTACGTGGAGAAAGGAGAGGAGTGTGACTGCGGCCTACTGGAT gaatGTAATGACCCTTGCTGCAATGCCAGCACGTGTAAACTGGTTCCTGGGGCCCAGTGCTCTTCTGATGGCATCTGCTGTGAGAACTGCAAG CTGCGTGTGGCCGGGTCGGTTTGTCGGGAGCCTTTGGGAGATTGTGATTTGCCGGAGTACTGCACTGGCACGTCCCCCTACTGTCCTCCTAATGTGTTTCTGCAGAACGGAGAGTCATGCAAGGACGGGTCCTCGTACTGCTACAGCGGCGTGTGTGCCAGTCTGGACGAGCAGTGCCAAATGCTCTGGGGACCGA ACTCCACCCACGCTCCACCCATCTGCTTCTCCTCTGTGAATAAGCAGGGCAATAAATACGGAAACTGTGGCCAGATGCCTAACGGTTCCTACATCCCCTGTTTAAAATG GGATGTGCACTGTGGTAGGATCCAGTGTCAGGGTGGAAATGAGCGTCCTCTGCTGGGCTCCGACGTTGAGATTCTGACCACAACAGTCAAACTGAACCAGAGTGACTTTACCTGCCGGGGCGCCTATTTTAATCTGGGTGATGATGTTTCAGACCCAGCCATGGTGTCCCAGGGGACGGCCTGTGGGCCCAACAAG GCATGTGTAGACCAAAAGTGCCGGGACGTGTCCATGTTTGGTGTTGAGGAATGCCGCAGGAAGTGCAATGGCCACGGG GTGTGTAACAGTAATAAGAACTGTCACTGTGATGAAGGCTGGGCTCCTCCTGACTGCAGATACTCTGGATATGGTGGCAGTCTGGACAGTGGCCCTGCACGAGAGCCTAgag ATTCAGATCCTGCACGGGTGGCTCTGCTGGTCATTTTCCTGTTTGTGTTACCGGTCTCGCTGCTGTTTATCGCACTCCGCTTCCCCCGCTGTCGACGAGGCCTTGTGTACCTCGGCCACACCCCCTTCAACAAGAGCCGACAGAGCCG TGGGGTCTCCGTGGCCTATATTGAATGCTGTGACAAAGAGGAAAACCGGAG GACTCCTGCCATGGAGCTTGGAAATGCTCGAAATGGAGATCAGGTGCAACCGCTCAGGTACCAGTGGCCCCACCAGAGCGACATCCCTCTCACCCAGGCTATCAGCAAG GTCCAAAACAGGCCTGCTGCTCCAACTAAACCTCTTCCACCTGATCCTGTCGTTAAACCTGCTCAG TTGATGGGGCATTGGCCCGCCCCTCCCACCAAACCCCTCCCTCCTGACCCCATCCCCTCAGAGAGCAAGATGCAGTGCAAG
- the adam15 gene encoding disintegrin and metalloproteinase domain-containing protein 15 isoform X2: protein MRHWTMKHHHQFFMCFWRTLVTVLLFEGTPLMMFRGTLTLTLNRDDSSFTRITHSFHNVTNYRRELKPLAMTRPFAFVNGLRRSLSDVLQNGHPDRLLCGLQVGSSLYILELEKNQDLLPKPPNVFYYLPNGTGVSMKENPVMHCYYHGSVQGYPQSRVVLSSCSGLRGVIVINATLSFELLPEEEQHEKEEEGSGGMEEGWMHVIYLTHPQTSESRDCGVSHTSIPPIQIIPHTHRSKRDILSETKYIELVLVADHKEYLNYQKNNKTIIYRMLDVANQVDWFYRPLNVRVALLGLEIWSDQDKIKVDKNPTETLNRFLDWRTRELLPRLRHDNAQLIMGESFDGTTVGMASQSSMCSKDRSGGVNVDHLVSVLGVASTVAHELGHNLGMSHDTADRRCQCQNEPRLGGCIMEPSTGFMPGQLFSSCSERDLSLSLLHGGGMCLFNVPQPESLLGGPRCGNLYVEKGEECDCGLLDECNDPCCNASTCKLVPGAQCSSDGICCENCKLRVAGSVCREPLGDCDLPEYCTGTSPYCPPNVFLQNGESCKDGSSYCYSGVCASLDEQCQMLWGPNSTHAPPICFSSVNKQGNKYGNCGQMPNGSYIPCLKWDVHCGRIQCQGGNERPLLGSDVEILTTTVKLNQSDFTCRGAYFNLGDDVSDPAMVSQGTACGPNKACVDQKCRDVSMFGVEECRRKCNGHGVCNSNKNCHCDEGWAPPDCRYSGYGGSLDSGPAREPRDSDPARVALLVIFLFVLPVSLLFIALRFPRCRRGLVYLGHTPFNKSRQSRGVSVAYIECCDKEENRRTPAMELGNARNGDQVQPLRYQWPHQSDIPLTQAISKVQNRPAAPTKPLPPDPVVKPAQLMGHWPAPPTKPLPPDPIPSESKMQCKPTGTRPAAPSKPLPPDPVLSTRQPVPPKPPVPKKPLPMDPSSHPHPPPLLGHPGPATSSSSYSRNPTSAAAPARPAPHPPLRRQQYPGKPHTPHQV from the exons ATGCGTCACTGGACCATGAAGCACCATCATcagtttttcatgtgtttttggaGAACTCTGGTCACTGTTCTTCTGTTTGAAGGCACCCCGCTCATGATGTTCAGGGGGACCCTAACTCTGACCCTAAACAGGGATGACAGCAGCTTCACGCGGATAACTCACTCCTTTCACAATG TCACAAATTATAGAAGAGAACTGAAGCCTCTGGCAATGACAAGGCCGTTTGCTTTTGTCAATGGACTTAGGAGAAGCCTGAGTGATGTTTTACAG AATGGTCACCCTGACAGATTGCTGTGTGGTTTACAAGTGGGAAGCAGCTTGTATATCTTGGAACTGGAGAAAAACCA AGATCTTTTGCCAAAGCCGCCTAACGTGTTCTACTACCTGCCAAATGGAACTGGGGTGTCCATGAAGGAGAACCCAGTG ATGCATTGTTACTATCATGGTTCAGTGCAAGGTTACCCTCAGTCCCGTGTGGTTCTCAGCTCCTGCTCTGGGTTACG GGGGGTGATAGTCATTAACGCCACACTGAGCTTTGAGCTGCTTCCTGAGGAAGAACAGCATGAAAAAGAAGAGGAAGGGAGTGGAGGAATGGAAGAAGGATGGATGCATGTGATCTACCTGACACATCCACAAACATCCGAGTCTAGAGATTGTGGAGTGTCGCATACCTCTATTCCTCCCATTCAGatcatcccacacacacacagg AGTAAGAGAGACATTCTCTCAGAGACCAAATATATTGAGCTGGTGCTGGTGGCGGATCATAAAGAG TATCTGAATTATCAGAAGAATAATAAAACCATAATCTACCGCATGTTGGATGTGGCAAACCAAGTAGACTgg ttCTACCGGCCGCTGAATGTACGTGTGGCTCTGCTGGGTTTGGAGATCTGGAGTGACCAGGACAAAATTAAAGTGGATAAAAATCCCACTGAAACTCTAAACCGCTTCCTGGATTGGAGGACCAGGGAGCTTCTACCACGACTACGGCATGACAATGCACAGCTCATCAT GGGTGAATCATTTGATGGGACGACAGTCGGCATGGCATCTCAGTCCTCCATGTGCTCAAAGGATCGGTCAGGGGGAGTGAATGTG GATCACCTGGTGAGCGTGTTAGGTGTGGCATCAACGGTGGCACATGAGTTGGGTCACAACCTGGGAATGAGTCACGATACAGCCGACAGGCGCTGCCAGTGCCAGAACGAGCCTCGGCTTGGGGGCTGCATCATGGAGCCCTCCACTGG GTTTATGCCCGGTCAGCTCTTCAGCAGCTGCAGTGAACGGGATCTTTCTCTCAGTCTACTGCATGGTGGTGGAATGTGTCTGTTTAACGTGCCTCAGCCGGAGAGTCTTCTGGGAGGTCCACGCTGTGGGAACCTGTACGTGGAGAAAGGAGAGGAGTGTGACTGCGGCCTACTGGAT gaatGTAATGACCCTTGCTGCAATGCCAGCACGTGTAAACTGGTTCCTGGGGCCCAGTGCTCTTCTGATGGCATCTGCTGTGAGAACTGCAAG CTGCGTGTGGCCGGGTCGGTTTGTCGGGAGCCTTTGGGAGATTGTGATTTGCCGGAGTACTGCACTGGCACGTCCCCCTACTGTCCTCCTAATGTGTTTCTGCAGAACGGAGAGTCATGCAAGGACGGGTCCTCGTACTGCTACAGCGGCGTGTGTGCCAGTCTGGACGAGCAGTGCCAAATGCTCTGGGGACCGA ACTCCACCCACGCTCCACCCATCTGCTTCTCCTCTGTGAATAAGCAGGGCAATAAATACGGAAACTGTGGCCAGATGCCTAACGGTTCCTACATCCCCTGTTTAAAATG GGATGTGCACTGTGGTAGGATCCAGTGTCAGGGTGGAAATGAGCGTCCTCTGCTGGGCTCCGACGTTGAGATTCTGACCACAACAGTCAAACTGAACCAGAGTGACTTTACCTGCCGGGGCGCCTATTTTAATCTGGGTGATGATGTTTCAGACCCAGCCATGGTGTCCCAGGGGACGGCCTGTGGGCCCAACAAG GCATGTGTAGACCAAAAGTGCCGGGACGTGTCCATGTTTGGTGTTGAGGAATGCCGCAGGAAGTGCAATGGCCACGGG GTGTGTAACAGTAATAAGAACTGTCACTGTGATGAAGGCTGGGCTCCTCCTGACTGCAGATACTCTGGATATGGTGGCAGTCTGGACAGTGGCCCTGCACGAGAGCCTAgag ATTCAGATCCTGCACGGGTGGCTCTGCTGGTCATTTTCCTGTTTGTGTTACCGGTCTCGCTGCTGTTTATCGCACTCCGCTTCCCCCGCTGTCGACGAGGCCTTGTGTACCTCGGCCACACCCCCTTCAACAAGAGCCGACAGAGCCG TGGGGTCTCCGTGGCCTATATTGAATGCTGTGACAAAGAGGAAAACCGGAG GACTCCTGCCATGGAGCTTGGAAATGCTCGAAATGGAGATCAGGTGCAACCGCTCAGGTACCAGTGGCCCCACCAGAGCGACATCCCTCTCACCCAGGCTATCAGCAAG GTCCAAAACAGGCCTGCTGCTCCAACTAAACCTCTTCCACCTGATCCTGTCGTTAAACCTGCTCAG TTGATGGGGCATTGGCCCGCCCCTCCCACCAAACCCCTCCCTCCTGACCCCATCCCCTCAGAGAGCAAGATGCAGTGCAAG
- the adam15 gene encoding disintegrin and metalloproteinase domain-containing protein 15 isoform X4, giving the protein MRHWTMKHHHQFFMCFWRTLVTVLLFEGTPLMMFRGTLTLTLNRDDSSFTRITHSFHNVTNYRRELKPLAMTRPFAFVNGLRRSLSDVLQNGHPDRLLCGLQVGSSLYILELEKNQDLLPKPPNVFYYLPNGTGVSMKENPVMHCYYHGSVQGYPQSRVVLSSCSGLRGVIVINATLSFELLPEEEQHEKEEEGSGGMEEGWMHVIYLTHPQTSESRDCGVSHTSIPPIQIIPHTHRSKRDILSETKYIELVLVADHKEYLNYQKNNKTIIYRMLDVANQVDWFYRPLNVRVALLGLEIWSDQDKIKVDKNPTETLNRFLDWRTRELLPRLRHDNAQLIMGESFDGTTVGMASQSSMCSKDRSGGVNVDHLVSVLGVASTVAHELGHNLGMSHDTADRRCQCQNEPRLGGCIMEPSTGFMPGQLFSSCSERDLSLSLLHGGGMCLFNVPQPESLLGGPRCGNLYVEKGEECDCGLLDECNDPCCNASTCKLVPGAQCSSDGICCENCKLRVAGSVCREPLGDCDLPEYCTGTSPYCPPNVFLQNGESCKDGSSYCYSGVCASLDEQCQMLWGPNSTHAPPICFSSVNKQGNKYGNCGQMPNGSYIPCLKWDVHCGRIQCQGGNERPLLGSDVEILTTTVKLNQSDFTCRGAYFNLGDDVSDPAMVSQGTACGPNKACVDQKCRDVSMFGVEECRRKCNGHGVCNSNKNCHCDEGWAPPDCRYSGYGGSLDSGPAREPRDSDPARVALLVIFLFVLPVSLLFIALRFPRCRRGLVYLGHTPFNKSRQSRGVSVAYIECCDKEENRRTPAMELGNARNGDQVQPLRYQWPHQSDIPLTQAISKVQNRPAAPTKPLPPDPVVKPAQLMGHWPAPPTKPLPPDPIPSESKMQCKKPVPPKPPVPKKPLPMDPSSHPHPPPLLGHPGPATSSSSYSRNPTSAAAPARPAPHPPLRRQQYPGKPHTPHQV; this is encoded by the exons ATGCGTCACTGGACCATGAAGCACCATCATcagtttttcatgtgtttttggaGAACTCTGGTCACTGTTCTTCTGTTTGAAGGCACCCCGCTCATGATGTTCAGGGGGACCCTAACTCTGACCCTAAACAGGGATGACAGCAGCTTCACGCGGATAACTCACTCCTTTCACAATG TCACAAATTATAGAAGAGAACTGAAGCCTCTGGCAATGACAAGGCCGTTTGCTTTTGTCAATGGACTTAGGAGAAGCCTGAGTGATGTTTTACAG AATGGTCACCCTGACAGATTGCTGTGTGGTTTACAAGTGGGAAGCAGCTTGTATATCTTGGAACTGGAGAAAAACCA AGATCTTTTGCCAAAGCCGCCTAACGTGTTCTACTACCTGCCAAATGGAACTGGGGTGTCCATGAAGGAGAACCCAGTG ATGCATTGTTACTATCATGGTTCAGTGCAAGGTTACCCTCAGTCCCGTGTGGTTCTCAGCTCCTGCTCTGGGTTACG GGGGGTGATAGTCATTAACGCCACACTGAGCTTTGAGCTGCTTCCTGAGGAAGAACAGCATGAAAAAGAAGAGGAAGGGAGTGGAGGAATGGAAGAAGGATGGATGCATGTGATCTACCTGACACATCCACAAACATCCGAGTCTAGAGATTGTGGAGTGTCGCATACCTCTATTCCTCCCATTCAGatcatcccacacacacacagg AGTAAGAGAGACATTCTCTCAGAGACCAAATATATTGAGCTGGTGCTGGTGGCGGATCATAAAGAG TATCTGAATTATCAGAAGAATAATAAAACCATAATCTACCGCATGTTGGATGTGGCAAACCAAGTAGACTgg ttCTACCGGCCGCTGAATGTACGTGTGGCTCTGCTGGGTTTGGAGATCTGGAGTGACCAGGACAAAATTAAAGTGGATAAAAATCCCACTGAAACTCTAAACCGCTTCCTGGATTGGAGGACCAGGGAGCTTCTACCACGACTACGGCATGACAATGCACAGCTCATCAT GGGTGAATCATTTGATGGGACGACAGTCGGCATGGCATCTCAGTCCTCCATGTGCTCAAAGGATCGGTCAGGGGGAGTGAATGTG GATCACCTGGTGAGCGTGTTAGGTGTGGCATCAACGGTGGCACATGAGTTGGGTCACAACCTGGGAATGAGTCACGATACAGCCGACAGGCGCTGCCAGTGCCAGAACGAGCCTCGGCTTGGGGGCTGCATCATGGAGCCCTCCACTGG GTTTATGCCCGGTCAGCTCTTCAGCAGCTGCAGTGAACGGGATCTTTCTCTCAGTCTACTGCATGGTGGTGGAATGTGTCTGTTTAACGTGCCTCAGCCGGAGAGTCTTCTGGGAGGTCCACGCTGTGGGAACCTGTACGTGGAGAAAGGAGAGGAGTGTGACTGCGGCCTACTGGAT gaatGTAATGACCCTTGCTGCAATGCCAGCACGTGTAAACTGGTTCCTGGGGCCCAGTGCTCTTCTGATGGCATCTGCTGTGAGAACTGCAAG CTGCGTGTGGCCGGGTCGGTTTGTCGGGAGCCTTTGGGAGATTGTGATTTGCCGGAGTACTGCACTGGCACGTCCCCCTACTGTCCTCCTAATGTGTTTCTGCAGAACGGAGAGTCATGCAAGGACGGGTCCTCGTACTGCTACAGCGGCGTGTGTGCCAGTCTGGACGAGCAGTGCCAAATGCTCTGGGGACCGA ACTCCACCCACGCTCCACCCATCTGCTTCTCCTCTGTGAATAAGCAGGGCAATAAATACGGAAACTGTGGCCAGATGCCTAACGGTTCCTACATCCCCTGTTTAAAATG GGATGTGCACTGTGGTAGGATCCAGTGTCAGGGTGGAAATGAGCGTCCTCTGCTGGGCTCCGACGTTGAGATTCTGACCACAACAGTCAAACTGAACCAGAGTGACTTTACCTGCCGGGGCGCCTATTTTAATCTGGGTGATGATGTTTCAGACCCAGCCATGGTGTCCCAGGGGACGGCCTGTGGGCCCAACAAG GCATGTGTAGACCAAAAGTGCCGGGACGTGTCCATGTTTGGTGTTGAGGAATGCCGCAGGAAGTGCAATGGCCACGGG GTGTGTAACAGTAATAAGAACTGTCACTGTGATGAAGGCTGGGCTCCTCCTGACTGCAGATACTCTGGATATGGTGGCAGTCTGGACAGTGGCCCTGCACGAGAGCCTAgag ATTCAGATCCTGCACGGGTGGCTCTGCTGGTCATTTTCCTGTTTGTGTTACCGGTCTCGCTGCTGTTTATCGCACTCCGCTTCCCCCGCTGTCGACGAGGCCTTGTGTACCTCGGCCACACCCCCTTCAACAAGAGCCGACAGAGCCG TGGGGTCTCCGTGGCCTATATTGAATGCTGTGACAAAGAGGAAAACCGGAG GACTCCTGCCATGGAGCTTGGAAATGCTCGAAATGGAGATCAGGTGCAACCGCTCAGGTACCAGTGGCCCCACCAGAGCGACATCCCTCTCACCCAGGCTATCAGCAAG GTCCAAAACAGGCCTGCTGCTCCAACTAAACCTCTTCCACCTGATCCTGTCGTTAAACCTGCTCAG TTGATGGGGCATTGGCCCGCCCCTCCCACCAAACCCCTCCCTCCTGACCCCATCCCCTCAGAGAGCAAGATGCAGTGCAAG